From the Candidatus Poribacteria bacterium genome, one window contains:
- a CDS encoding NAD(P)-dependent oxidoreductase: MKTEIQLESYLSEPTDEVIASMAALEGDILILGVGGKMGPTLAKQAKRAIDLAGITKKVIGVSRFSTPGVREGLQEAGIETIAADLLSEECLKNLPNIQNVILMAGRKFGSIDNESLTWALNSYMPGRVADTYKDSRFVIFSTGNVYPLTPVSHGGATECLPPVPIGEYAQSCLSRERICTYFSSQFGTQMAILRLNYAIDLRYGILLDIAEKVYTEQPISLEMGNVNVIWQRDANAVVLRVFAHCQSPPLILNLTGPETVSVRYLASRFGALFNKSPHLEGSEAETALLSNASRCHRLFGYPRVSLEQMIEWVAEWVRIGGPTLRKPTHFEVRDGKF; the protein is encoded by the coding sequence ATTAAAACAGAAATCCAGTTAGAATCATATCTGTCGGAACCGACAGACGAAGTGATAGCGTCCATGGCTGCGCTGGAGGGAGACATTCTTATCCTCGGTGTTGGTGGAAAGATGGGACCGACGCTTGCCAAACAAGCGAAACGCGCCATTGATCTTGCGGGGATAACCAAAAAAGTCATCGGTGTGTCCCGTTTTTCGACCCCGGGTGTGCGAGAAGGTTTGCAGGAAGCCGGTATTGAAACGATTGCCGCGGATCTACTGTCGGAAGAATGTCTGAAAAATCTCCCTAACATTCAAAATGTGATCCTGATGGCAGGTAGGAAGTTCGGTTCCATAGATAATGAGAGTTTAACGTGGGCACTGAATAGCTACATGCCCGGACGCGTGGCAGATACGTATAAAGATTCACGATTCGTTATTTTCTCAACAGGGAACGTCTACCCACTGACCCCAGTCTCCCATGGGGGGGCAACAGAATGTTTGCCACCTGTCCCAATCGGTGAATACGCGCAATCGTGTCTGAGTCGTGAGCGGATCTGTACCTACTTTTCATCGCAATTCGGAACGCAGATGGCGATTTTGCGATTAAATTACGCCATTGATCTCCGCTACGGGATACTGCTGGATATCGCTGAAAAAGTTTACACAGAACAACCGATTTCACTTGAGATGGGCAACGTGAACGTAATATGGCAAAGAGATGCGAACGCTGTGGTATTGCGGGTTTTCGCACACTGCCAAAGCCCACCGTTAATCCTCAATCTCACGGGACCAGAGACTGTGTCTGTCCGATACCTTGCTTCACGTTTCGGCGCGCTTTTCAATAAATCACCACATCTCGAGGGCAGTGAAGCAGAAACGGCACTCTTAAGTAATGCATCTCGGTGTCATCGATTGTTTGGATACCCACGTGTTTCTTTGGAACAGATGATCGAGTGGGTGGCAGAATGGGTTCGGATAGGCGGTCCAACACTCCGAAAACCGACGCATTTCGAGGTGCGTGACGGAAAATTCTGA
- the glnT gene encoding type III glutamate--ammonia ligase, protein MNRDAVKRFVEENGIEFFLCSFVEMSGAPKAKVIPSTHLEDMAEEGAGFGGFAAGEIGQYPHDPEMASIPDFNSLTIVPWRKNIAWVAGDMFVEGEAWHYCPRTILRRQLEKAREKGYVFNVGIEAEFMLLKQDETGSYAPWDKLDTLDKPCYDLRALHRNLDTMTTLIKYMQELGWDPYANDHEDGTCQFEANWTYSDALTTADRHTFFKWMVKTLAEERGLLATFMPKPFTNLTGNGAHFHMSLWDEGNQTNLFLNEADRNGLSQLAYWFTGGILKHAKAVTAVTNPLVNSYKRLVRRPPRSGSSWAPVYVTYGANNRTQMIRIPAPGRIENRLGDGAANPYLAATVLLAAGLDGIENKIDPGVQNEDNLYEVPEAELQQRGIGSLPATLGDAAAALDTDDVIKNALGMEYADYYIQVKRKEWRNYHLSVSQWEIDNYLEIY, encoded by the coding sequence ATGAATCGAGATGCAGTCAAACGTTTCGTTGAAGAGAACGGCATTGAGTTTTTTCTTTGCTCCTTCGTAGAGATGAGCGGTGCCCCGAAGGCAAAGGTTATCCCATCCACACACCTTGAAGATATGGCAGAAGAAGGTGCGGGTTTCGGGGGTTTCGCTGCAGGTGAGATCGGACAATATCCGCACGACCCAGAGATGGCAAGTATCCCCGACTTTAACTCGCTGACAATTGTGCCGTGGCGGAAAAACATAGCGTGGGTCGCAGGAGATATGTTCGTTGAAGGCGAAGCCTGGCACTACTGTCCGAGAACTATCCTGCGACGGCAATTGGAAAAAGCGCGTGAAAAAGGTTACGTCTTCAACGTCGGCATAGAGGCAGAATTCATGCTGTTGAAACAGGATGAGACGGGTTCCTATGCCCCATGGGACAAATTGGATACCTTGGATAAGCCGTGCTACGATCTCAGAGCACTTCATCGCAATCTTGATACGATGACCACCTTGATCAAATATATGCAAGAATTGGGATGGGACCCCTACGCCAACGACCATGAAGATGGAACGTGTCAGTTCGAGGCAAATTGGACCTATTCGGACGCACTTACGACAGCGGATCGACATACCTTCTTCAAATGGATGGTCAAAACGCTCGCAGAGGAACGTGGGCTACTGGCTACGTTTATGCCGAAACCCTTCACCAATTTGACGGGAAACGGTGCCCATTTCCACATGAGCCTTTGGGACGAGGGAAATCAAACGAATCTGTTCCTGAATGAAGCGGATAGAAACGGTTTATCTCAACTCGCTTACTGGTTTACGGGGGGTATTCTCAAACATGCGAAAGCAGTGACAGCGGTCACAAATCCACTGGTGAACAGTTACAAACGTTTAGTTCGCAGACCCCCGCGTTCCGGCTCATCGTGGGCACCGGTATATGTCACCTACGGGGCAAACAATCGGACCCAGATGATTCGGATTCCTGCACCGGGACGGATTGAGAACCGATTAGGCGATGGCGCGGCGAATCCTTACCTCGCGGCGACGGTTCTGCTTGCCGCTGGACTGGACGGTATCGAAAATAAGATTGATCCGGGGGTACAGAACGAAGACAACCTTTATGAAGTGCCGGAGGCGGAATTGCAACAGCGAGGTATCGGTTCGCTACCCGCGACACTCGGCGACGCGGCAGCTGCGCTCGACACAGATGACGTCATCAAGAATGCACTCGGCATGGAATACGCTGACTATTACATCCAGGTTAAACGCAAGGAATGGCGGAACTACCATCTGAGCGTTAGCCAATGGGAGATTGATAACTACTTGGAGATCTATTAA
- a CDS encoding thiazole synthase translates to MQEFKIADQTYTSRLLIGTAGYPNFHIMTASIAASGAEIATVSMRRVKFTDTPGENLFALLRERDMTILPNTAGCFTAKDAILTASLAREALETSLIKLEVIGDEETLFPDVEQLLSAAETLVKNGFTVLPYCNDDPITCKKLEDLGCAAVMPLGAPIGSGMGIRNPYNIQIIRDLVQVPLIVDAGVGTASDAAIAMELGCDGVLLNTAVAKAHRPVLMAEAMKKAVEAGRAAFLAGRIPRKLYATASSPQAGIIEG, encoded by the coding sequence ATGCAAGAATTTAAAATTGCCGATCAAACATATACATCAAGACTGCTGATCGGAACAGCAGGGTACCCGAATTTTCATATAATGACAGCATCTATTGCTGCGAGTGGTGCCGAAATTGCGACGGTGTCAATGCGTCGCGTGAAATTTACAGATACACCGGGAGAGAATTTGTTCGCGCTCCTACGCGAACGAGATATGACAATCCTCCCAAATACCGCCGGTTGTTTCACAGCAAAGGACGCGATCCTAACTGCCAGCCTCGCGAGAGAGGCACTTGAGACATCACTCATCAAACTCGAAGTTATCGGGGACGAGGAAACACTATTTCCGGATGTGGAGCAGCTGCTGAGTGCAGCCGAGACACTTGTCAAAAACGGCTTCACTGTGCTTCCCTATTGTAACGACGATCCGATTACGTGTAAGAAATTAGAAGACCTTGGCTGTGCAGCGGTGATGCCGTTAGGTGCCCCGATCGGCTCAGGGATGGGGATCCGTAATCCGTATAATATCCAGATCATCCGAGATCTCGTGCAAGTGCCGCTTATTGTCGATGCGGGCGTTGGAACGGCATCGGATGCAGCGATAGCGATGGAGTTAGGGTGTGACGGTGTTCTGCTCAACACAGCGGTCGCGAAAGCACACCGTCCTGTGCTGATGGCGGAGGCGATGAAAAAAGCAGTTGAAGCGGGCAGAGCGGCGTTTCTGGCTGGACGTATCCCGCGGAAACTTTACGCGACTGCCTCAAGTCCTCAAGCTGGCATTATTGAAGGATAA
- a CDS encoding ABC transporter permease: MRRVVKAVSFWCCHGCEIEPLADGHISHIQTEDGFLLLRTQISMFSKFAAPVAILLIVVGVWEGVVYLFEMPRYILPAPSKIVVTLFAEYAQLLKHTIVTLQEMLLGFLLAVGIGVPLAVLMFEFPALEKALYPYVIGSQTVPVFAIAPLLVIWFGFGIASKVIMAALIVFFAIVLNTLDGLKSTDPDTVNLLRILRATRWQILWKVRIPSALPFIFSGAKIGISISTIGAVIGEWVGAKAGLGYLMLYANGQLQISLVFAAIFCLTILGLSLFGLMTLLERYAMPWRQHQYEKPDF, encoded by the coding sequence ATGAGAAGAGTTGTCAAAGCTGTTTCTTTTTGGTGTTGCCACGGTTGTGAAATAGAACCACTGGCGGACGGGCATATTTCCCATATCCAAACGGAAGACGGTTTTTTGTTGTTAAGGACACAGATATCTATGTTCAGTAAATTTGCAGCACCTGTGGCTATCCTATTGATAGTCGTAGGCGTATGGGAAGGTGTCGTGTATCTTTTTGAGATGCCGCGCTACATCCTACCAGCCCCTTCAAAAATTGTGGTGACCCTCTTTGCAGAATACGCGCAATTACTGAAACACACGATCGTGACACTCCAAGAGATGCTCCTTGGATTTCTCCTCGCGGTTGGTATCGGTGTCCCGTTAGCCGTGCTGATGTTCGAGTTCCCAGCATTAGAGAAAGCCCTCTATCCGTATGTTATCGGCTCACAAACGGTGCCAGTGTTTGCTATCGCTCCACTACTGGTGATATGGTTCGGTTTCGGTATCGCTTCAAAAGTCATTATGGCAGCACTGATCGTATTCTTCGCAATTGTGTTGAATACACTCGATGGCTTGAAATCCACCGATCCAGATACCGTAAACCTGCTCCGAATTTTGCGAGCCACGCGATGGCAGATACTTTGGAAGGTTCGCATTCCGTCGGCATTACCGTTTATCTTTTCAGGGGCAAAGATAGGCATTTCGATCTCTACAATTGGTGCGGTTATCGGGGAATGGGTGGGGGCAAAGGCGGGACTCGGATACCTCATGCTGTATGCGAACGGACAACTCCAAATTTCACTCGTATTTGCAGCGATTTTTTGCTTAACGATTTTAGGTTTAAGTCTCTTTGGATTGATGACACTGTTGGAGCGGTACGCAATGCCGTGGCGACAGCATCAATACGAAAAACCAGATTTCTAA
- the thiS gene encoding sulfur carrier protein ThiS — protein MKIRVNGEAKTVHPNLNVHELLIALEMNPLQSGIAVAVDREVIPKMEWQATELHENSEVEIIRAVQGG, from the coding sequence ATGAAGATACGCGTTAATGGTGAAGCAAAAACAGTTCATCCGAATTTGAATGTCCATGAGCTGCTCATCGCTTTAGAAATGAATCCACTGCAGTCGGGCATTGCTGTCGCCGTGGATCGGGAAGTTATCCCGAAAATGGAGTGGCAAGCGACGGAACTTCACGAGAACAGTGAAGTTGAGATCATCCGCGCCGTCCAAGGTGGATAA
- a CDS encoding UPF0164 family protein — MKINCSPFQKIAILLLIVTAVAPNAHAVNIHDGAGTAGAAFLKIEGGSRPVGMGGAFAGLANDVSTIFWNPAGLTAVHDQELTAMQHFSFADINNQTIGYAQRIDRLVWGASFLGSFTEIERRQGPTEDPDSTVTVGGFATGLSLAYPLGTALSVGGTAKMISQQLDIQNAYGVAADVGVILRLLDNHLGIGVAVQNAGVLDGGENLPMALRAGMAYRTWKQPAETETGEVMPSQEVWAFVADANLPLIDANPSFHIGAERWFYESIAARIGYRIGMNENPSDGLALGIGVRRSGEDALANMDFQFDYAFVPDAYVGNAHRVSVITRF; from the coding sequence ATGAAAATAAACTGCTCACCTTTTCAAAAAATCGCAATACTGCTTCTCATAGTAACCGCGGTCGCCCCAAATGCGCACGCAGTTAATATCCACGATGGAGCAGGAACAGCCGGTGCCGCTTTCTTAAAAATTGAAGGTGGAAGTCGGCCTGTTGGAATGGGGGGTGCCTTCGCTGGACTTGCGAATGACGTTAGCACTATCTTTTGGAATCCGGCAGGATTAACCGCTGTCCACGATCAGGAACTCACCGCAATGCAGCACTTCTCATTTGCGGACATTAACAATCAAACCATCGGATACGCCCAGCGGATAGACCGGCTCGTCTGGGGAGCAAGTTTTCTCGGAAGTTTCACTGAAATTGAACGCCGACAAGGCCCAACGGAAGACCCGGATAGTACTGTAACGGTCGGAGGTTTCGCGACGGGGTTGTCGCTTGCCTACCCACTTGGCACTGCACTGTCGGTTGGTGGCACTGCAAAGATGATTTCGCAACAACTCGACATTCAGAATGCCTATGGTGTTGCAGCAGATGTCGGTGTAATCTTGCGTTTGCTTGACAATCACCTCGGAATCGGGGTTGCTGTCCAAAATGCTGGCGTCTTAGATGGCGGGGAAAATCTGCCGATGGCACTCCGGGCAGGGATGGCTTATAGGACTTGGAAACAACCCGCGGAAACCGAAACTGGGGAGGTAATGCCTTCACAGGAGGTGTGGGCATTCGTGGCAGACGCAAACCTTCCCCTCATTGATGCAAATCCAAGTTTTCACATCGGGGCAGAGCGATGGTTTTACGAGAGCATTGCTGCGCGTATCGGATACCGAATCGGGATGAATGAGAATCCCAGCGATGGGTTGGCACTCGGTATCGGTGTACGACGCAGCGGTGAAGATGCATTAGCGAACATGGACTTCCAGTTCGACTACGCTTTCGTACCCGACGCGTATGTCGGCAATGCGCATCGCGTCTCTGTCATCACGCGATTTTAA
- a CDS encoding ABC transporter substrate-binding protein — protein sequence MKTAIYLMFLISCGILLTGHIDSKADGHQKSEIEKVTLLLDWFPNVDHAPLYVAQEKKIFSKHGLEVELLWGGDPNAPLKLVAAGKSPFAVSYQQSVTIARASEEVLPVKSIGLLVEHPLNTISFLKKTGIKTPADFKGKKIGYTVAPLDVLLFNAIAANAGLAEDDYELINVSTNISASLLSGQIDAVIGPFRNYEINELKLEGAEAGYFALEKHGIPDYYELVIVSNDAFLKEHPETAKKLMMAIQEAIQFTKENPDDALQLFFKANPDARKDLEELAFRDTLDVFATTQVQSAEKWAAFAKFAYEKGLISKTVEAKDCFINVLEE from the coding sequence ATGAAAACAGCAATTTACTTAATGTTTCTCATCAGTTGCGGTATACTTTTAACAGGACACATCGACAGCAAGGCGGACGGCCACCAGAAATCCGAAATAGAGAAGGTCACGCTGCTCCTCGATTGGTTCCCGAACGTAGATCACGCACCGCTTTACGTCGCGCAAGAGAAAAAGATTTTTAGTAAGCACGGTTTAGAGGTCGAATTGCTCTGGGGGGGTGATCCGAATGCGCCGTTGAAACTCGTGGCAGCCGGAAAATCACCGTTCGCTGTGAGTTATCAACAGAGCGTCACGATTGCGCGGGCAAGTGAAGAGGTTTTACCGGTTAAATCGATCGGTTTACTTGTGGAGCACCCCCTTAACACGATTAGTTTCCTGAAGAAAACAGGTATTAAAACACCAGCAGATTTCAAAGGGAAGAAAATCGGATACACAGTCGCACCGTTGGATGTCCTGCTCTTCAATGCAATTGCGGCGAACGCCGGATTAGCAGAAGATGACTACGAATTGATAAACGTGAGCACAAATATTTCGGCATCTCTGCTGAGTGGGCAAATCGATGCAGTGATCGGTCCGTTTCGGAATTACGAGATTAACGAATTGAAACTTGAAGGTGCAGAAGCGGGGTATTTCGCACTTGAGAAGCACGGCATTCCCGACTATTATGAGTTGGTAATTGTCTCTAATGATGCTTTTTTGAAAGAACATCCAGAAACCGCTAAAAAACTGATGATGGCGATTCAGGAGGCGATTCAATTCACGAAAGAGAATCCTGATGACGCATTGCAGCTTTTTTTCAAAGCAAATCCAGATGCCCGCAAAGATTTAGAAGAACTGGCGTTTCGGGATACACTGGATGTGTTCGCGACAACGCAGGTGCAATCCGCAGAAAAATGGGCAGCCTTCGCAAAATTTGCGTATGAAAAAGGTTTGATTTCCAAAACAGTCGAAGCAAAAGACTGTTTCATCAACGTCTTAGAAGAATAA
- the thiO gene encoding glycine oxidase ThiO, translating to MKNKKILIIGGGVIGLGIGWQLAKSGASVTIYEQAKAGRAASWAAAGMLAPLAEAHTEEPELLKLGCQSLALYPQWVQELEADAEMSIGYRVEGTLIVGLEPDDTHQLRHLYTSQQDLGIPAVEWLTGREAREIEPALSPRVTAAIRCESDHQVDNRLMVKALGRAYQRYGGVLCESITVEKIVIESEVVTGVQTQESFQAADVIILAAGCWSAQIEGLPDAILPPVRPVKGQMLALQMEDGITVKNVIRTLRARYPTSVYLVPRTDGRLIVGATSEEMGFDTRLTAGGMFELLRGAWEAVPGIYELPLLETWTGLRPGSRDNAPILGETPIENLIYATGHYRNGILLTPITAYEVSKLILTGETSETIAPFRLDRFLA from the coding sequence ATGAAGAACAAAAAGATTCTCATCATCGGTGGCGGTGTGATCGGTCTCGGTATCGGATGGCAATTGGCGAAATCGGGTGCTTCCGTCACCATCTACGAACAGGCTAAAGCCGGGCGCGCTGCGTCTTGGGCAGCTGCCGGGATGCTCGCGCCACTCGCCGAAGCACATACCGAAGAACCGGAACTGCTGAAACTCGGATGCCAAAGTTTAGCACTCTATCCGCAATGGGTTCAGGAATTAGAGGCAGATGCCGAGATGTCTATCGGGTATCGGGTGGAAGGCACTCTGATCGTCGGACTGGAACCTGATGATACACATCAACTTCGACACCTTTACACCTCACAACAAGATTTAGGGATACCGGCTGTCGAATGGTTGACGGGGCGAGAGGCGCGTGAAATCGAACCCGCCCTTTCACCCCGCGTGACGGCGGCGATCCGATGCGAGAGCGACCACCAAGTGGATAACCGATTGATGGTGAAAGCACTCGGACGCGCCTATCAGAGATATGGGGGCGTGTTGTGTGAAAGCATTACCGTTGAAAAAATCGTCATAGAAAGCGAAGTCGTAACCGGTGTTCAAACACAAGAAAGTTTTCAAGCAGCAGATGTGATCATTCTTGCGGCAGGATGCTGGTCAGCGCAAATTGAAGGGTTACCCGATGCTATTCTTCCGCCGGTGCGTCCTGTGAAAGGACAGATGCTGGCGTTGCAAATGGAAGATGGGATCACGGTTAAAAACGTCATCCGCACTCTCAGGGCAAGGTATCCGACATCGGTATATTTGGTACCGAGAACCGATGGGAGGCTTATCGTGGGTGCAACGAGCGAGGAGATGGGATTTGACACACGTTTGACAGCGGGTGGTATGTTTGAACTCCTCCGGGGCGCATGGGAAGCGGTGCCGGGTATTTATGAACTGCCACTTCTGGAAACATGGACAGGCTTACGTCCCGGTAGCAGAGACAACGCACCGATACTTGGCGAAACACCCATTGAGAATCTAATATACGCCACAGGACATTACCGCAACGGCATCTTACTCACACCCATCACGGCTTACGAGGTCTCCAAACTGATTCTGACCGGTGAGACCTCAGAGACAATTGCCCCGTTTCGGTTAGACAGATTTTTGGCATAG
- a CDS encoding LamG domain-containing protein gives MEVIMKTLLFCLVSCGAILALSMNVEAIRNDSDLIIYYSFDEDNDKEVADDSGNGFDAEVDGADWSKEGKLGGAMEFDGGSAIKSPPEVPGLTDTELTAMTVEHWVMITAATGDTQQVWEALNAAGAWPAETFIEGTADMVFYIYDTKNTEHRTPIPVLPTKKWVHIAGTYDGKVQKSYLNGKVVGEEAWSGKISIFAAPTGAIVLGKDNEADIQYLNGFIDEFAFYTRALSEDEINADMNDGVLFAVDPREKLSTTWANIKAEY, from the coding sequence ATGGAGGTCATCATGAAAACGTTGTTATTTTGCTTGGTTTCCTGTGGCGCGATCCTCGCGCTTTCTATGAACGTTGAAGCAATTCGGAATGACTCAGACTTAATAATCTACTACTCCTTCGATGAAGACAATGACAAAGAGGTTGCGGACGACAGCGGTAACGGGTTTGATGCTGAAGTCGACGGAGCGGATTGGAGCAAGGAGGGCAAACTCGGCGGCGCGATGGAATTTGACGGCGGGAGTGCTATCAAAAGCCCACCAGAGGTTCCAGGGCTCACTGATACCGAGTTAACAGCAATGACCGTGGAGCATTGGGTAATGATTACTGCGGCGACCGGCGACACACAGCAAGTCTGGGAAGCATTGAACGCCGCGGGGGCGTGGCCCGCCGAAACCTTCATTGAAGGAACTGCGGACATGGTGTTCTATATCTATGACACTAAAAACACGGAACATCGCACACCCATTCCGGTCCTACCGACGAAAAAATGGGTACATATCGCTGGCACGTATGACGGGAAAGTCCAGAAGTCTTATCTCAACGGTAAAGTGGTCGGCGAAGAAGCGTGGAGTGGAAAAATCTCTATCTTCGCAGCACCGACAGGTGCCATCGTCCTCGGTAAGGACAATGAAGCAGATATTCAATACCTGAACGGGTTTATCGATGAGTTCGCCTTCTATACGCGCGCTTTGAGTGAGGACGAGATTAACGCCGACATGAACGACGGTGTTTTATTTGCCGTTGATCCCAGAGAGAAACTCAGCACCACATGGGCAAATATCAAGGCTGAGTATTAA
- a CDS encoding quinolinate synthase NadA, with translation MFPCGMVSRMSSTVQIHVVSPQGIIKNLERIKKMTVMHSKGEIPDTADAPNCTTELSLEDVKQELYNRHHPSLTFLDIEAHAKTIHKIRTLKEKHNVVMLGHNYMEPLVFGLSEREEQGDSLGLSMYAAKTEAPYLIFNGVPFMAETAKILNPSKTVLVADKTAGCSLADNFGAEDVKELKALYPDAPVMIYVNSYADAKAESDICCTSANAAHIAKTMPGDTVIFVPDIFFAQNLEEELKGEKNVVYPGKDNTARGAVCEVHERFTLDDLLGIRESFEIPKGHPRRKLYAHWECRPNVLQEADFYGSTSQIMKDIAERVAANQLERAFVASECELTSNLAQEFPEVQFWTACSVRCTHMAQVSLGKIANILEAIDQNADLGEYEITLSPEIINKARTPIERMLEASV, from the coding sequence ATGTTTCCTTGCGGTATGGTAAGTCGAATGTCAAGCACGGTTCAAATTCACGTCGTTTCTCCGCAAGGTATAATTAAAAACTTGGAGCGTATAAAAAAAATGACTGTCATGCATTCTAAGGGAGAGATTCCCGACACAGCAGATGCACCGAATTGTACGACAGAACTGAGTCTTGAAGATGTCAAACAGGAACTATATAACCGGCACCATCCGAGTTTAACGTTTCTCGACATAGAAGCCCATGCGAAGACGATTCACAAGATACGAACACTGAAAGAGAAACACAACGTTGTGATGCTCGGTCACAACTACATGGAACCATTGGTTTTTGGACTGTCTGAGAGAGAGGAACAGGGCGATTCGCTCGGTCTGAGCATGTACGCCGCAAAAACAGAAGCCCCCTATCTCATATTTAACGGCGTCCCCTTCATGGCAGAAACAGCGAAAATTTTAAATCCGAGTAAAACGGTGCTGGTCGCAGACAAAACAGCAGGATGCTCGCTCGCCGATAATTTCGGTGCCGAAGATGTCAAGGAGTTGAAAGCGCTTTATCCCGACGCCCCGGTGATGATTTACGTCAATAGCTACGCCGACGCGAAAGCAGAATCGGATATCTGCTGCACGTCAGCGAATGCAGCACACATCGCGAAAACGATGCCAGGCGATACAGTGATTTTTGTGCCCGATATCTTCTTTGCACAGAATTTGGAGGAAGAACTGAAAGGCGAGAAAAATGTCGTCTATCCCGGCAAAGACAACACAGCGCGCGGCGCAGTCTGTGAAGTTCATGAAAGATTCACACTTGATGACCTTCTGGGAATCCGAGAATCGTTTGAAATCCCGAAAGGGCATCCTCGCCGTAAACTCTACGCGCACTGGGAATGCCGCCCAAACGTTTTACAGGAAGCAGATTTTTACGGGAGTACCAGTCAGATTATGAAGGATATCGCGGAACGTGTTGCAGCAAACCAACTTGAGCGCGCGTTTGTTGCCTCGGAGTGTGAACTCACCTCAAATCTGGCACAAGAGTTTCCAGAAGTCCAGTTCTGGACAGCTTGCTCGGTCCGATGCACACACATGGCACAGGTGAGCTTGGGTAAAATAGCGAACATTCTGGAAGCGATCGATCAGAATGCGGACCTCGGTGAATACGAAATTACACTGAGTCCGGAGATTATCAATAAAGCCCGGACCCCGATTGAGCGAATGCTTGAAGCAAGTGTGTAG
- a CDS encoding LamG domain-containing protein, whose translation MKIFSVITLCLLVCTAFSHADLTEGLVLYMPLDEGSGTATQDFSANGFEGELKGNAKWIEGQHGNALQFAAAADHVLIEDDTAFHLEGAITQAAWVQLDRLPGAHAIIFGTRQSAATRHIGFGFGMNPANGIKVWTNGAAGGFKDINDNETELETGKWYHLAYTHTDDSNGLVEIYVDGEVTHSEESGNPVAPAENTSAVTIGTWGGEAWTGSVDEVMLWNRALSADEIQAIMNQGPTPVEPQGKLATTWANIKSNR comes from the coding sequence ATGAAAATCTTTTCAGTAATCACGCTCTGTTTGCTCGTATGTACGGCATTTTCGCACGCAGACTTAACGGAGGGACTTGTTCTATACATGCCTCTCGACGAAGGCTCTGGAACCGCAACGCAGGATTTCTCTGCAAACGGTTTTGAAGGCGAATTAAAGGGCAACGCGAAATGGATTGAAGGACAACACGGCAACGCCCTGCAATTTGCGGCGGCGGCGGATCATGTTCTCATTGAAGACGATACCGCTTTTCATCTTGAAGGTGCCATCACGCAAGCCGCATGGGTACAACTTGACAGGTTGCCGGGCGCACACGCCATCATCTTCGGCACTCGACAGAGTGCTGCGACACGGCACATCGGTTTCGGGTTCGGTATGAATCCAGCAAACGGTATCAAAGTCTGGACCAACGGTGCAGCCGGTGGATTCAAAGACATCAATGATAACGAAACAGAACTGGAAACAGGTAAATGGTATCACCTTGCCTATACCCACACAGACGATAGCAACGGCTTAGTGGAGATTTATGTAGATGGCGAGGTAACGCATTCGGAGGAATCCGGAAATCCTGTTGCTCCTGCCGAAAACACGAGTGCGGTGACGATCGGCACTTGGGGGGGTGAAGCGTGGACTGGGAGTGTTGACGAGGTTATGCTTTGGAACCGTGCCCTCTCGGCAGACGAGATTCAAGCGATCATGAATCAAGGTCCAACCCCAGTAGAACCACAAGGTAAACTCGCCACGACCTGGGCGAACATCAAGTCGAATAGATAA